In Populus nigra chromosome 1, ddPopNigr1.1, whole genome shotgun sequence, one genomic interval encodes:
- the LOC133668373 gene encoding uncharacterized protein LOC133668373 — MIISKPFSSKTLLSLTSKNPSSSPLFPYSIFISHFSTSSLAPHHSYSHSLSDSKNVRVSVWWDIENCNVPSGVNVFRVAQAITAALRGNGIKGPVQITAFGDVSQLSRANQEALSSTGINLAHIPNGGKNSADRSLLVDLMCWVSQNPPPAHLFLISGDRDFANVLHRLRMNNYNILLAAKDTAPGVLCSAASIMWQWDSLVKGENLSGKHFNQPPDGPFASWYVHYKGPLEDPFAVVEQPTCLKVKDKPEGSSESAVRPIPKAVMKQLCHILSSCPKGMSITDLQSELAKSSVPVDKDLYGYKEFSRFLLSMPHILRLKSDGDGRFVVHCATTKDPEPFQLNPCKSTPTAVDNGRQHITRSSKSNGEDISASGSVDGKLSLPSSPKPNLKAPPTIMHQPSLAEKSVKMNIQQPPKQMVQPQPSKQMEQPPAVAEKAETVNAKMIEDHLPAVKEHVSSTEAGFFRKLWRRLFGGKVDDSELKSENVLVESFGENLVKKNENTLAEHDRSGESPQKNIEKKSMDSTSQVDDPVDPTVETTRENKTATSSEPHAKILRKSPGLFNQILDWCKFGGDSAVASNDQPTVIHGHMKSDVRKPEVFSEDLFWREMESFIVMKRGSLVISQSRTREQLAQNLQKEGPLVLRSLSESDVLQLVDMIISEKKWVEECPSEAFPFKLSWFVAQSTVGDSRASNGLSSIFMSALSESNLRRQPGHGDKKSQSISHTGVSSPVSVKNPSERSRSEILGDCQKLVKEILKEFPGGYNMDAFRKLFLERYGYNLDAKKLGYPKLASFLQIMPGVKIESNLIIPCNEMAKRSSTGRAVLDNTSSESEFFDASKKDDELDSTWEELGPVDNMGSGKMAIQSAIGMKRRGERMRQPYPEYESPLSDDEYSDSEESGVVTRPGGQAKPGFIDENSSLLQMLDSWDDSKEGDDKNQPENLESVLDSFTNGLRSSYSSRLGTKIKTSQRPQKSYSFVADPVENKTEPLVDGILVSLKKPNESRVEG, encoded by the exons ATGATCATCTCCAAGCCCTTTTCTTCAAAAACCCTCCTTTCACTCACTTCAAAAAACCCATCTTCTTCACCATTATTTCCATATTCAATTTTCATCTCGCACTTCTCAACATCATCACTAGCACCTCATCACTCCTACTCTCATTCGCTTTCCGACTCGAAAAATGTTAGGGTTTCAGTGTGGTGGGATATTGAGAATTGCAATGTGCCAAGTGGGGTTAATGTTTTTAGAGTGGCTCAAGCTATTACTGCAGCTCTTAGGGGTAATGGGATTAAAGGGCCTGTTCAAATTACAGCTTTTGGTGATGTTTCGCAACTTTCAAGGGCTAACCAGGAAGCACTTTCTTCGACTGGGATCAACTTGGCGCACATTCCtaatg GTGGAAAGAACAGTGCTGACAGGTCTCTTCTCGTTGATCTTATGTGTTGGGTTTCCCAAAATCCGCCACCTGCCCATCTTTTTCTGATTTCTGGTGATAGGGACTTTGCAAATGTTCTACACCGTTTGAGGATGAACAACTACAATATATTGCTTGCTGCTAAAGATACTGCCCCTGGTGTTCTCTGCAGTGCTGCAAGCATCATGTGGCAGTGGGATTCTCTGGTCAAAGGGGAAAACCTATCTGGAAAGCATTTTAACCAACCCCCTGATGGTCCCTTTGCCTCTTGGTATGTCCATTATAAGGGACCACTAGAAGACCCCTTTGCAGTTGTTGAGCAACCAACATGTTTGAAGGTCAAGGATAAACCTGAGGGTAGTTCAGAGTCTGCAGTTCGTCCAATTCCGAAAGCAGTTATGAAGCAGCTTTGTCACATTTTGAGTTCATGTCCAAAAGGAATGTCAATTACTGACCTTCAAAGCGAGTTGGCAAAAAGTAGTGTGCCTGTTGATAAAGACTTGTATGGATATAAAGAGTTCTCCCGCTTTCTTTTATCCATGCCACATATATTGAGGCTCAAGAGTGATGGTGATGGTCGATTTGTTGTACATTGTGCCACTACAAAAGATCCTGAACCATTTCAGCTCAATCCGTGCAAGTCTACACCTACTGCTGTTGACAATGGAAGGCAACACATTACCAGGTCTTCAAAGTCAAATGGTGAGGACATTTCTGCTTCTGGGTCTGTGGATGGGAAGTTGTCATTGCCTTCTTCTCCTAAGCCAAATTTAAAAGCGCCCCCAACAATTATGCACCAACCCTCTCTTGCTGAGAAGTCTGTCAAAATGAATATTCAACAACCTCCAAAACAAATGGTACAGCCCCAGCCTTCAAAACAAATGGAACAACCCCCTGCAGTTGCTGAAAAGGCAGAAACGGTTAATGCAAAGATGATTGAGGATCATCTGCCTGCTGTGAAAGAACATGTTTCTTCAACTGAAGCGGGCTTTTTTAGGAAATTATGGAGAAGATTGTTTGGTGGCAAGGTTGATGATTCAGAATTGAAAAGCGAGAATGTTCTGGTGGAATCTTTTGGAGAAAACTTGGTGAAGAAAAATGAGAACACTTTGGCAGAACATGATCGTTCTGGTGAGAGCCCACAAAagaatattgagaaaaaaagcaTGGATTCTACATCTCAGGTTGATGATCCAGTGGATCCCACTGTGGAAACAACTCGGGAGAATAAAACTGCTACAAGTTCTGAACCACATGCTAAAATATTGAGGAAAAGTCCAGGTTTGTTTAACCAGATATTGGATTGGTGTAAATTTGGGGGAGATAGTGCAGTTGCATCAAATGATCAACCTACTGTAATACATGGGCACATGAAGAGTGATGTGAGGAAACCTGAAGTTTTTTCTGAGGATTTGTTTTGGAGAGAAATGGAATCTTTTATTGTCATGAAGAGAGGATCACTTGTTATCTCACAATCCAGGACCAG GGAACAGTTAGCGCAAAATCTGCAAAAGGAAGGACCTTTGGTTCTTAGATCTCTGAGTGAAAGTGATGTCCTTCAACTGGTGGATATGATAATATCGGAGAAGAAATGGGTAGAAGAATGTCCATCTGAAGCTTTCCCTTTCAAGCTCTCTTGGTTTGTTGCACAGAGTACTGTGGGTGATTCTCGTGCTTCAAATGGACTGAGTTCTATATTTATGAGCGCCCTGTCAGAGTCTAACTTGCGGAGACAACCAGGACATGGAGATAAAAAGAGTCAGAGCATTTCTCACACTGGAGTGTCCTCACCTGTCTCTGTTAAAAACCCTTCTGAAAGGTCTAGGAGTGAGATACTAGGTGACTGTCAAAAGCTTGTCAAAGAGATATTGAAGGAATTTCCTGGAGGATATAATATGGACGCATTTAGAAAGCTGTTCCTTGAGAGGTATGGCTATAACCTTGATGCCAAAAAGCTCGGTTACCCCAAGTTGGCATCCTTCCTTCAGATAATGCCTGGGGTGAAAATAGAATCCAATCTTATCATTCCTTGCAATGAAATGGCTAAACGTTCAAGCACAGGCAGAGCTGTTCTTGATAATACAAGTTCAGAAAGTGAGTTCTTTGATGCATCAAAGAAGGATGATGAATTGGACTCTACATGGGAAGAACTTGGTCCTGTTGACAACATGGGTTCTGGAAAAATGGCAATACAATCAGCAATAGGGATGAAAAGAAGAGGTGAAAGAATGAGGCAACCATATCCTGAATATGAATCTCCTCTCTCAGATGATGAATATTCAGATTCAGAAGAGTCTGGTGTAGTAACTCGTCCTGGAGGGCAGGCAAAGCCTGGATTTATTGATGAAAACAGCTCACTACTGCAAATGCTTGATTCATGGGATGACAGTAAAGAAGGTGACGATAAGAATCAGCCAGAAAATCTGGAAAGTGTGCTTGATTCTTTCACAAATGGTTTGAGGTCATCTTATTCATCCAGACTAGGCACGAAGATCAAAACTTCACAAAGACCTCAAAAGAGCTATTCTTTTGTTGCAGATCCTGTAGAGAACAAAACAGAGCCGCTAGTTGATGGCATATTAGTTAGCTTGAAGAAACCAAATGAGTCTAGGGTGGAAGGTTGA
- the LOC133680525 gene encoding probable mediator of RNA polymerase II transcription subunit 26c produces the protein MDIDDFRSILESSGVDVWTFIDTAIDVASLDFGSELKRRRDDIVARLFAASSSCSRCRDRSFDDIDINNTANGNGMKDLAEKESSHEEEKGRRVYADSPVTPRSVNGDGDGDDEELDPFGGLFDDEPKKILDIKQQLEDLDQPEDSLVDLLQSLADMDITFQALKETDIGRHVNRLRKHPSNDVKRLVKQLVRKWKEIVDDWVRLNPHGERASSGLMAYGDSPQQKIPQNGRHQVPDFAYSPNPHNGSSGSDRNNSEPERKPKLVPLRNEALTKPIKKSVPASSSAPHNVQRQREQPKENKFDADQKFASASKRLQANYKEAENAKKQRTIQVMDIHEIPKPKNKNTFFAKNRGGGSHQGRHW, from the exons ATggatattgatgattttagatCAATATTGGAGAGTTCAGGTGTTGACGTTTGGACTTTTATTGATACAGCAATTGATGTGGCTTCTTTGGATTTTGGGTCTGAATTGAAGAGAAGGAGAGATGATATTGTGGCGAGATTATTTGCAGCATCAAGCTCATGTAGTAGATGTAGGGACCGGAGTTTTGATGATATTGACATTAACAATACTGCTAATGGGAATGGAATGAAGGATCTTGCAGAGAAAGAGAGTAGCcatgaagaagagaaagggagaagggTGTATGCAGATTCTCCAGTAACACCAAGGTCCGTtaatggtgatggtgatggtgatgatgaggaATTGGATCCGTTTGGAGGGTTGTTTGATGACGAGCCGAAGAAGATTTTGGATATCAAGCAACAGCTTGAAGATCTTGACcag CCTGAAGATTCTTTGGTTGATTTGCTTCAAAGTTTAGCAGATATGGATATCACATTTCAGGCACTTAAG GAGACTGATATTGGAAGGCATGTGAATCGATTGCGAAAGCATCCATCTAATGATGTTAAGAGATTAGTGAAGCAACTTGTCAG aaaatggaaagaaattGTAGATGATTGGGTGAGGTTGAATCCACACGGAGAGCGTGCATCCTCTGGTTTAATGG CTTACGGGGACTCACCTCAGCAGAAGATTCCCCAGAATGGCCGTCACCAG GTTCCTGATTTTGCATACTCTCCCAATCCTCACA ATGGGAGTTCTGGATCAGACAGGAATAATTCTGAACcagaaagaaaaccaaaactGGTTCCTCTTCGAAATGAAGCTCTGACCAAACCTATTAAAAAATCAGTTCCTGCATCTTCATCTGCTCCTCACAATGTACAG AGACAAAGAGAACAACCGAAAGAGAACAAATTTGATGCTGATCAAAAGTTTGCCTCGGCAAGTAAAAGGCTTCAAGCGAATTATAAGGAAGCTGAAAATG ccaaaaaacaaagaacaattcAAGTGATGGACATTCACGAGATACCGAAACCCAAGAATAAGAATACCTTCTTTGCAAAGAACAGAGGTGGTGGTTCTCATCAAGGGAGGCACTGGTGA